One segment of Synchiropus splendidus isolate RoL2022-P1 chromosome 4, RoL_Sspl_1.0, whole genome shotgun sequence DNA contains the following:
- the med30 gene encoding mediator of RNA polymerase II transcription subunit 30 isoform X3 yields the protein MKACEACCVAKVLSHNPLPTSSSPEVSMTTPTMAFGGQPPPQLQPQPPQQVQAARDVNTATLCRIGQEAVQDIVLRTMEIFQLLRNMQLPNGVTYHPNTHQDRLGKLQEHLKMLSMLFRKLRLVYDKCTENCSGLDPILPEQLIPFVEDDKHEDRSTSQGRQTAEERREVLEVTKQPTLEQYCHSVGKLYSVIHVGSKDRQTAVQRFQLSSAT from the exons atgAAGGCATGTGAGGCATGTTGTGTAGCAAAGGTCCTGTCTCATAATCCCCTACCTACATCATCTTCACCTGAGGTCTCCATGACCACCCCGACCATGGCATTTGGAGGCCAacctcctccacagctgcagcCACAACCACCTCAGCAGGTACAGGCAGCGCGGGATGTCAACACTGCCACGCTCTGTCGTATTGGCCAGGAGGCGGTCCAAGACATCGTCCTGAGGACGATGGAGATCTTCCAGCTGCTGAGAAACATGCAG CTGCCAAATGGAGTTACATACCACCCAAACACTCATCAAGACAGGCTGGGAAAACTTCAGGAGCATCTGAAGATGCTCTCTATGCTGTTCCGCAAGCTGCGGCTCGTCTACGATAAATGCACAGAAAACTGCTCTGGCTTGGATCCTATTCTACCTGAG CAACTGATACCTTTTGTGGAGGACGACAAACACGAGGATCGCTCCACCAGCCAGGGCCGGCAGACGgccgaggagaggagagaggtttTGGAGGTCACCAAG CAACCTACCCTGGAGCAGTACTGTCATTCCGTGGGGAAACTGTACAGTGTTATCCATGTGGGCTCAAAGGATCGACAGACGGCGGTTCAAAGGTTCCAATTAAGTTCAGCTACATAG